A region of Lepus europaeus isolate LE1 chromosome 2, mLepTim1.pri, whole genome shotgun sequence DNA encodes the following proteins:
- the LOC133747136 gene encoding carbonyl reductase [NADPH] 1-like → MSSCNRVALVTGANKGVGFAIARDLCRLFSGDVVLTARDEARGRAAVQQLQAEGLSPRFHQLDITDLQSIRALRDFLRREYGGLDVLVNNAAVYMDSAETTPFHIRAEVIMKTNFHGTRDVCTELLPLMRPGGRVVNVSSMECLRALKLCSPELQQKFRSETITEEELVGLMKKFVEDAKKGVHQKEGWPDTAYGVTKMGVTVLSRIQARHLREQRGGDKILLNACCPGWVRTDMGGPKAHKSPEEGAETPVYLALLPPDAEGPHGQFLMDKKVEQW, encoded by the exons ATGTCGTCCTGCAACCGCGTGGCGCTGGTGACCGGCGCCAACAAGGGCGTCGGCTTCGCCATCGCGCGCGACCTGTGCCGGCTCTTCTCGGGGGACGTGGTGCTCACGGCGCGGGACGAGGCGCGGGGCCGGGCGGCcgtgcagcagctgcaggccgAGGGCCTGAGCCCGCGCTTCCACCAGCTGGACATCACGGACCTGCAGAGCATCCGCGCCCTGCGCGACTTCCTGCGCCGGGAGTACGGGGGCCTGGACGTGCTGGTCAACAACGCGGCCGTCTACATGGATT CTGCGGAAACCACACCCTTTCATATTAGAGCAGAGGTGATTATGAAGACAAACTTCCATGGCACCCGAGATGTGTGCAcggagctgctgcctctgatgagGCCCGGAG GCAGAGTGGTGAACGTGTCCAGCATGGAGTGTCTCAGAGCCCTTAAATTGTGCAGCCCGGAGCTGCAGCAGAAGTTTCGCAGTGAGACCATCACGGAGGAGGAGCTGGTGGGGCTCATGAAGAAGTTTGTGGAAGACGCGAAGAAGGGGGTGCACCAGAAGGAAGGCTGGCCTGACACTGCCTACGGAGTGACCAAGATGGGTGTCACTGTGCTCTCCAGAATCCAGGCCAGGCACCTGcgtgagcagaggggaggggacaaGATCCTCCTGAACGCCTGCTGCCCAGGGTGGGTGAGAACCGACATGGGGGGACCCAAAGCCCATAAAAGCCCAGAAGAAGGAGCAGAGACCCCCGTGTACTTGGCCCTTTTGCCTCCAGATGCCGAGGGTCCTCATGGGCAGTTTCTCATGGACAAAAAAGTTGAACAGTGGTGA